The following coding sequences lie in one Fusarium poae strain DAOMC 252244 chromosome 1, whole genome shotgun sequence genomic window:
- the MUS23 gene encoding Double-strand break repair protein mus-23, translating into MPEFSEADTIRILVATDNHVGYEERDPIRKDDSWRTFDEVLNLARTEDVDMVLLAGDLFHDNKPSRKSLYQVMRTLRQNCLGMKPCPLEFLSDAATVFEGAFPHVNYEDPDINISIPVFSIHGNHDDPSGEGNFCSLDLLQASGLLNYYGRVPEADNIEAKPILLQKGLTKLALFGISNVRDERMFRTFRDHKVKWFRPDAQIGDWFNLLAVHQNHHAHTATSYLPENVLPDWLDLVVWGHEHECLIDPTQNPETGFHVMQPGSSVATSLVPGEAVQKHVAIVSVTGKDFKVDKIPLKTVRPFVTRELNLAQDKRFKGLDKKKDNRQEVTRRLMEVVEEMIEEANADWESIQTDDEALEERPLPLIRLKVEYTAQDGGQFDIENPQRFSNRFVGKVANTNDVVYFYRKKTVSRGKANAANPTESLEALEGADDMVKVENLVQDFLSAQSLKVLPQGPFGDAVTQFVTKDDKHAMELFVSEHLTGQVKSMLGLESDDEDLNSAMDIYRTRIEQQQARGLPTAPTERKRVLKPRPSTWDSDFDGAWEDEPDAWTYEDDQQAESARAPAPAKKAARGKGKAAQEDEDLMDEDEPPAKKPVAKRAARTTKAKAAPAKKAPPKGRGRKVFEDSEEEEEEDVVMESEDEPAPPPPKTRRAAATKSSAKTTAAKPAAKNTRQTKLNFSQSQKSGTQSKAVEISDDEISDDDAFEPAPAPAPRTRRR; encoded by the exons ATGCCAGAGTTTAGCG AGGCGGACACAATCCGCATCCTTGTTGCGACCGATAATCATGTCGGCTACGAGGAGCGTGATCCTATCCGCAAGGACGACAGTTGGAGAACTTTTGACGAGGTTCTAAACCTTGCTCGAACTGAAGAT GTCGATATGGTCCTCCTCGCCGGTGATCTCTTTCACGACAACAAACCCTCTCGAAAATCCCTTTACCAAGTCATGCGTACTCTTAGACAAAACTGCTTAGGCATGAAACCTTGCCCGCTCGAGTTCCTTTCTGATGCTGCAACTGTGTTCGAGGGTGCTTTTCCACACGTCAATTACGAAGATCCCGATATCAACATTTCGATTCCTGTCTTTTCTATCCATGGAAACCACGATGATCCCTCTGGCGAAGGCAACTTTTGTTCACTAGACTTGTTGCAAGCGAGCGGACTACTTAACTACTACGGACGAGTACCCGAGGCAGACAACATCGAGGCCAAGCCGATCCTGTTGCAGAAGGGACTTACAAAGTTGGCCCTCTTTGGAATAAGTAATGTCCGAGACGAGAGAATGTTTCGAACATTTCGAGATCATAAAGTCAAATGGTTCCGACCAGATGCTCAGATAGGAGATTGGTTTAACCTGTTGGCCGTTCATCAGAATCATCATGCACACACAGCCACATCCTATCTCCCTGAGAATGTTCTGCCAGATTGGCTCGATTTGGTGGTCTGGGGTCACGAACACGAGTGTCTGATCGATCCCACACAGAACCCCGAAACGGGATTTCACGTCATGCAGCCCGGCTCCTCTGTTGCGACTTCTCTTGTGCCTGGTGAGGCTGTTCAAAAACATGTTGCTATTGTCAGTGTGACAGGCAAAGACTTCAAGGTCGACAAGATTCCGCTCAAGACTGTGCGTCCGTTCGTCACCCGAGAACTCAATCTTGCCCAAGACAAGCGATTCAAGGGTCTGGACAAAAAGAAGGACAACCGTCAGGAGGTGACCCGGAGATTGATGGAAGTGGTTGAAGAAATGATCGAGGAGGCCAATGCAGACTGGGAGTCAATTCAAACAGACGACGAAGCTTTGGAAGAAAGGCCTCTTCCGCTGATCCGTCTCAAGGTCGAGTATACGGCACAAGATGGCGGTCAATTCGATATTGAGAACCCCCAAAGATTCTCGAACCGATTTGTCGGTAAAGTGGCCAACACGAATGATGTGGTTTACTTTTACCGTAAAAAGACAGTATCTC GAGGCAAGGCAAATGCTGCCAACCCAACGGAATCTCTTGAGGCACTTGAAGGTGCTGATGACATGGTCAAGGTCGAGAATCTGGTGCAAGACTTTCTATCAGCACAATCTCTCAAGGTTCTACCTCAAGGACCCTTTGGTGATGCGGTAACCCAGTTTGTGACAAAGGATGACAAGCATGCGATGGAACTTTTCGTATCCGAACATCTTACAGGTCAAGTCAAATCCATGCTGGGTCTGGAatcagacgacgaagactTAAACAGTGCCATGGACATTTATCGCACAAGAATTGAGCAACAGCAGGCTAGAGGCTTGCCCACTGCACCAACAGAAAGGAAGAGAGTTCTCAAGCCCAGACCTTCAACTTGGGACAGCGATTTTGATGGCGCTTGGGAGGATGAGCCAGATGCTTGGACATATGAGGATGACCAGCAGGCCGAAAGCGCGCGTGCACCTGCACCAGCTAAGAAGGCTGCACGAGGAAAGGGCAAAGCAGCAcaggaagatgaagacttGATGGACGAAGACGAGCCACCTGCCAAAAAGCCGGTGGCCAAACGAGCAGCGCGCACCACCAAAGCGAAAGCAGCACCGGCCAAAAAGGCACCCCCTAAAGGCCGAGGCCGCAAGGTTTTTGAGGATagcgaggaagaggaagaggaggatgtgGTAATGGAATCAGAAGATGAACCAGCTCCGCCACCCCCAAAGACACGACGAGCTGCTGCGACCAAGAGCAGTGCCAAGACTACGGCAGCTAAACCAGCGGCCAAGAACACACGACAGACCAAGTTGAACTTTTCACAGTCACAAAAGAGTGGTACGCAAAGCAAGGCGGTTGAGATTAGCGATGATGAGATTTCAGATGATGATGCGTTTGAGCCAGCACCTGCGCCGGCACCACGTACTCGGCGAAGATAG
- the PRR1 gene encoding serine/threonine protein kinase prr1 (BUSCO:7747at5125): MASNILYLPFRKSTQLSLASTIRQYINTKYDQHPDMFRHDLEVIDALRRDAVNVREPHPSGIKKLQAYAGQLVWVGGKFPIDIGAEFSWYPALGYNTERPMVRNNLKYELMNVLYNLASLYSQLAINTPRGNTEGLKSAANYFSLAAGVLTHMKKEILPELRMSDPPEDMDHDTLESLSQLLLAQSQECFWQKAVMDGYKDASIAKLAARVSDLYNFAGEAAMKSEAISSAWIHHMSAKHHHFAAAAQYRAACDCLEKRKYGEEVARLRDAVSCAIEGLKEARNGYLGKIVVDDLNGLKRKVEEDLKRAEKDNDVIYLIAVPPKSELKILDRANMAVARVPPQIGNPYEYFGDRAEFGPALFSRLVPFSVHVATSIYEERRDRMVSQNIIQELESLTEKIHELLASLGLPGSLQALEKPLGLPPSLVQHAEEIRQADAINRVQKSFADIDKLRLGDMDIFEEGKRALASEEEENQRLRMRYGTDRWVRPESRQDPQGQKLWQHASEIESYFQSSVSSDGVVREKFIAIQDLLAILSGPDRDLMDSVPSSRRVDIPETLKPAIGRLRSVYNDVLRLESRRRKKVEALRDNARRDDIKPDILKEAARLERTYPNTALVPAHFEEFFDQRLDKLYEPEVEAIEKEAQDQDRLLQDVQRINREFEAQKRQMGERGNREREVALQRLDNAYFKYKEIINNLEVGRKFYNDLNKIVGQGFRDVIRNWVAQRRMEARALEEEINMPTLSNLSISHQQAQAQAQAQAHAHAHAQSPMPSHQEPAHSYAPPQQPPQPMQSPAQANIQSWGETMQQPKPVQPQQAAPMWNPGMGIKFGQSSGGSGQPPAPGTWNPNSGIKFG; the protein is encoded by the exons ATGGCGTC GAACATTCTCTACCTCCCGTTTCGCAAGTCGACCCAGCTCTCGCTCGCCTCGACAATAAGGCAGtacatcaacaccaaataTGACCAACACCCGGACATGTTTAGGCACGACCTCGAGGTCATCGATGCACTTCGTCGTGATGCCGTCAACGTTCGAGAGCCGCATCCTAGCGGAATTAAGAAGCTGCAAGCGTACGCGGGTCAGCTTGTTTGGGTTGGCGGAAAGTTCCCCATAGAT ATTGGAGCAGAGTTCTCGTGGTATCCCGCCCTTGGATACAATACCGAACGACCTATGGTGCGGAATAACCTCAAGTACGAGCTGATGAACGTTCTCTATAACCTCGCCTCCCTCTACTCCCAACTTGCAATCAACACACCGCGAGGCAATACCGAAGGCCTCAAGTCCGCAGCCAACTACTTCTCTCTCGCCGCTGGAGTTCTCACCCATATGAAAAAAGAGATCCTCCCCGAATTACGAATGTCCGATCCCCCCGAAGACATGGACCACGACACCCTCGAATCCCTATCCCAACTCCTTCTCGCGCAAAGTCAAGAATGCTTCTGGCAAAAAGCCGTTATGGATGGCTACAAAGATGCATCCATTGCCAAGCTTGCCGCTCGAGTGTCCGACCTGTACAACTTCGCTGGCGAAGCTGCTATGAAGAGTGAAGCTATCAGCAGTGCATGGATTCACCACATGAGTGCCAAGCATCACCATTTTGCCGCGGCCGCGCAGTACCGGGCTGCATGCGATTGTCTCGAGAAGAGGAAATACGGAGAGGAAGTTGCGCGACTGAGAGATGCTGTTTCCTGTGCGATTGAGGGTCTTAAGGAGGCTCGCAAtgggtacctaggtaagaTCGTGGTTGATGACCTCAATGGGTTGAAGCGAAAGGTTGAGGAAGATTTGAAGCGTGCGGAGAAGGATAATGATGTTATTTACCTAA TCGCCGTACCCCCAAAGTCGGAGCTCAAGATCCTCGATCGCGCAAATATGGCCGTGGCTCGCGTGCCTCCTCAAATCGGCAACCCTTACGAATACTTTGGCGACCGCGCCGAGTTTGGACCAGCTCTTTTCTCTCGCTTGGTTCCCTTTTCCGTGCATGTTGCGACTTCGATTTATGAGGAACGCCGAGACCGCATGGTCAGCCAGAATATCATTCAAGAGCTGGAATCACTTACAGAAAAGATCCATGAGCTTTTGGCGTCGCTTGGACTTCCCGGATCTCTACAAGCTCTGGAGAAACCTCTTGGTCTACCACCTAGCTTGGTTCAACATGCTGAGGAGATCAGACAAGCAGATGCCATCAACAGGGTACAAAAGAGCTTTGCCGATATCGACAAATTGCGATTAGGGGATATGGATATTTTTGAGGAGGGTAAGAGAGCTTTGGCttctgaggaagaagagaatcAAAGATTGCGGATGAGGTACGGTACGGATCGATGGGTACGACCTGAAAGCCGACAAGACCCTCAAGGCCAGAAGCTCTGGCAACACGCCTCGGAAATCGAAAGTTATTTCCAAAGCAGTGTCAGCAGTGATGGTGTAGTAAGAGAGAAGTTCATCGCTATTCAGGATCTACTTGCTATTCTCTCCGGACCCGACCGAGACTTGATGGACTCCGTACCCTCAAGTCGACGGGTTGACATCCCCGAGACATTGAAACCGGCTATAGGAAGACTGCGAAGCGTATATAACGATGTACTGCGTCTCGAAAGCCGCCGACGCAAGAAGGTTGAGGCTTTGCGAGATAACGCCCGTCGCGACGATATCAAGCCTGATATTCTCAAGGAAGCTGCTCGATTGGAGCGGACATACCCAAATACAGCTCTTGTACCGGCCCACTTTGAGGAGTTCTTTGACCAGCGTCTAGACAAACTATACGAACCCGAGGTGGAAGCGATTGAGAAGGAAGCTCAGGACCAAGACCGTCTTCTACAGGATGTTCAACGAATCAACCGCGAGTTCGAGGCTCAGAAGCGACAGATGGGCGAGCGTGGAAACCGAGAGCGTGAGGTTGCCCTACAGAGGTTGGATAACGCCTATTTTAAGTACAAGGAAATTATCAACAACCTTGAGGTTGGACGAAAGTTCTACAATGATCTGAACAAGATTGTCGGACAAGGCTTCCGCGATGTGATTCGAAATTGGGTCGCTCAGCGCCGCATGGAGGCGAGGGCGCTGGAAGA GGAAATCAACATGCCAACGCTATCAAATCTCAGCATATCTCATCAACAAGCGCAAGCGCAAGCACAGGCTCAGGCACATGCACACGCACACGCTCAGAGCCCAATGCCTTCTCACCAAGAACCTGCGCACTCTTACGCTCCACCGCAGCAACCCCCTCAACCCATGCAGAGCCCAGCACAGGCAAACATCCAGTCCTGGGGAGAGACGATGCAGCAACCCAAACCAGTACAGCCGCAGCAAGCAGCCCCAATGTGGAATCCTGGTATGGGCATCAAGTTTGGACAGTCGTCTGGTGGTTCTGGCCAACCTCCTGCTCCTGGTACATGGAATCCCAACTCTGGGATCAAGTTCGGCTAA